One region of Strongyloides ratti genome assembly S_ratti_ED321, chromosome : X genomic DNA includes:
- a CDS encoding Lethal(2) giant larvae protein homolog 2: MANIFTRKKIFGKNTPPDFLAKNFQITDNEFLGFNDNISIFHPGKYGNEIVYATSSNNLGFICYDESPPIIKFAYTIYKIFYIDNIDKKTIVVITGSGKKDFKNIYILNRDILFSIKKSLENKNCMENIIFNGNDSYVLYKKEEIFMISCLKIYYDINSFSFYYANGNGHLNRIIGKECLLKCDNIKREKEISFFFETINISNFHYFCKNIELQNMANFTIQNFFVNVMKIDSKKDEIFIVIGDNILFSTIFGSKKLNIEYWECKCSIVKVDYDRYNDAIVVVTSDTSTYLIDGKNINEFNHITNKSKLLNLEKNYLEISHKNIKDFFFINTLTNINNDNKLCCPYIIFDDTKNLKKIQEYSKCLTIFNTKNIGKKYIIESEIYDYHVTSKKEFDNDNLNYNNNDDILFILCRNEFILIDLNDDPYYREIHPGLLLTLDHHTVTKTVFIDNVSNEIFSRLICLQKNTFTGIKYTRMFEFPTSKIEKESLTKHNNLLLIGYGNGEVYFFKLMKNNFKYIFKLDTKNIFEDGINKKLDIDDELENLFLPNLNYGGVFDDYLDSENLAITSLYFVKETGEIFIGNHGGYVLKFNLPSGEERSIDSCNLSQIIVSKSNLQLPKGAISNVNDELIINKEYLQPSDNYQLNGNCTIKGDGSKITKLVYEKDEKILVIGTEFSLHIYSYKKNKIIFETVTFTQSELSYLSNAPLSRFKSLKKSLRQTFRRKQKIDFDGNKIFENDNFHSVERQIESRAISKTMDCLLSKDPCVVDIVIAKESFHRDYILNIYVGLYKGEIHCFTLTDIINGCYRNVFPKDTIFYKHSAPIVKMKLFTLPGDICPNKLIIANEERIFTRPLLCSKVRKDNYKWKITTFTGCRVKDFNIYNICTNDILISASLSDGTICSIVLSDKKKYALRRFVDERNKNAISTAMLLSTGELIHYNKRGCLILKKQFLNYNEILF; encoded by the exons atggcaaatatttttacaagaaaaaaaatatttggaaAAAATACACCTCCTGATTTTTTGGCTAAAAATTTTCAGATAACTGATAACGAATTTTTGggttttaatgataatatttctatatttcATCCAGGAAAATATGGTAATGAGATTGTTTATGCTACatcatcaaataatttaggatt TATATGTTATGATGAATCACCACCAATCATTAAATTTGCatatacaatttataaaatattttatattgataatattgataagaaAACAATTGTAGTGATAACAGGATCAggaaaaaaagattttaaaaatatatatattcttaataGAGATATCCTTTTTTCAATCAAAAAGTCacttgaaaataaaaattgtatggaaaatattatatttaatggaAATGATAGTTATGTTTTATACAAGaaagaagaaatatttatgatttcatgtttgaaaatatattatgatattaattcattttctttttattatgcAAATGGAAATGGACATTTAAATCGAATTATTGGTAAAGAATGTTTATTGAAAtgtgataatattaaaagagaaaaagaaatatcatttttctttgaaacaataaatatttcaaattttcattatttttgtaaaaatattgaattacaaaatatggcaaattttactattcaaaatttttttgtcaatGTTATGAAAATTGATTCAAAAAAAGATGAGATATTTATAGTAATTGGtgataatatactttttagtACAATTTTTggatcaaaaaaattaaatattgaataTTGGGAATGTAAATGTTCTATTGTCAAAGTTGATTATGATAGATATAATGATGCAATAGTTGTTGTAACATCAGATACTTCAACATACCTAATTGatggtaaaaatattaatgaattcAATCATATAAccaataaaagtaaattattaaatttagaaaaaaactatttagaaataagtcacaaaaatataaaagattttttttttataaatacattaaCCAATATCAATAATGATAACAAATTATGTTGTccttatataatttttgatgacactaaaaatttaaaaaaaattcaagaATACTCAAAAtgtttaacaatttttaataccaaaaatattggaaaaaaatatatcattgaATCAGAAATATATGATTATCATGTTACAAGTAAGAAAGAAtttgataatgataatttaaattacaacAATAATGAcgatatattatttattctttgtCGCAATGAATTTATTCTTATTGACTTGAATGATGATCCTTATTATAGAGAAATACATCCAGGTTTACTTTTAACATTAGATCATCACACAGTTACAAAAACtgtatttattgataatgtttcaaatgaaatattttcaagattaatttgtttacaaaaaaacacttttacaggtataaaatatacaagAATGTTCGAATTTCCAACAtcaaaaatagaaaaagaaagtttaacaaaacataataatttattattaattggaTATGGAAATGGtgaagtatatttttttaaattaatgaaaaataattttaaatatattttcaaattggatacaaaaaatatttttgaagatggtattaataaaaaacttgatattgatgatgaattagaaaatttatttttaccaaatttaaattatggAGGTGTATTTGATGATTATTTGGATTCAGAAAATCTAGCTATAACTTCACTTTATTTTGTCAAAGAAACAggtgaaatatttattggtAATCATGGTggatatgttttaaaatttaatcttCCATCAGGAGAAGAACGTTCAATTGATTCATGTAATTTATCACAAATAATTGTTTCAAAATCAAATTTACAATTACCAAAAGGAGCTATAAGTAATGTTAATGatgaattaataattaataaagaatatttacaACCATCTGATAATTATCAGTTAAATGGTAATTGTACTATAAAAGGTGATGGTtctaaaataacaaaattagtatatgaaaaagatgaaaaaattttggtAATTGGTACAGAATTTAGTTTACatatttatagttataaaaaaaataaaataatatttgaaacaGTAACTTTTACACAAAGTGAATTATCTTATCTTTCAAATGCACCTTTAAGCcgttttaaaagtttaaaaaaatcattaagaCAAACATTTCGtagaaaacaaaaaattgattttgatggtaataaaatttttgaaaatgacAATTTTCATTCTGTAGAAAGACAAATAGAATCAAGAGCAATATCTAAAACTATGGATTGTTTATTAAGTAAAGATCCATGTGTTGTTGATATTGTTATTGCTAAAGAATCATTTCATCgtgattatatattaaatatatatgttggATTATATAAAGGAGAGATTCATTGTTTTACTTTAACAGATATTATAAATGGTTGTTATAGGAATGTCTTTCCAAAagatacaatattttataaacattcaGCACCAATAGTTAAGATGAAACTTTTTACACTACCAGGTGATATATGtccaaataaattaataatagcTAATGAAGAACGCATTTTTACAAGACCATTATTATGTTCAAAAGTTCGCAAAGACAATTATAAATGGAAAATAACAACATTCACTGGATGTAGAGTGaaagattttaatatttataatatttgtacaaatgatattttaatatctgCCTCGTTAAGTGATGGAACAATATGTAGTATTGTATtaagtgataaaaaaaaatatgcttTAAGAAGATTTGTTGatgaaagaaataaaaatgctATTTCAACAGCAATGTTATTATCTACTGGAGAACTTATCCATTACAACAAAAGAggatgtttaattttaaaaaaacaatttttaaattataatgaaatactcttttga
- a CDS encoding Zinc finger, LIM-type domain-containing protein, with amino-acid sequence MSDNEDPYALSDSDEESLKGPPPKINIGERLNIDINRIKENLTTDNQEVIKDQDKIKELEEIKKIKGDELKKVIENFKEGKIVNKNNDDENKTIDSDKPTGLSKDILSQFKNKFEHIEETLAANVEEKLKGFEKELEGLQNLGLKDLKGNFEGSGNTNTTGTNYVKEEIKGKSCDELAKIMGAFANPKIDDEGPRNCAICNKLVYSAEKLLANKNIYHYACFKCSKCSKKLTPVTFYSHEGNLLCKQHMDLILHPDRAAALEALSVEDIEETSQGDDDDDEFVISSKPKQLSGDVVRAGTNIGEELLQIKSLREKKEHLQSSIKESEKIDKKTTIEEDIKSGLVKGNVDLFIHSTDDVDSNVNKTVVDLDTAQIAEVKNRWKTGDVEKEKEIDSETKAELEELRKGSSNIKERFCEKTGNEEDNLNIVKSYNISDLDVTNVAAARKSFLEGAAYQSGPIEKTATELSDLEFKKLDSFKDRFEKCEDTDNIEKTKVDLDIQLGDIKAAFEKGEDTMTPEERAELKKKEIEAEFLRYKLARKLQAQKAKEEAAKEGEHQEINDEKKIEVNANLVGRARDKFKQIEAENPDQHLPMPGQLPIKTPSKWDKKDIPVGEIVNKSSTQDDNDDEEEEYDVKNIMNKFKNIGKEESVARTPKILEDLEGLEIKRKNIRDKFEAITSDTDICEEKRKALEEEFTRLKEERDKALKELEEESLLNEKHSSYTKDDVNIVIDHAHKMTAKWEKIQQKEAKKAQKGQMPGKTNA; translated from the exons ATGTCTGATAATGAAGATCCTTATGCTTTATCTGATTCAGATGAAGAATCATTAAAAGGACCACCaccaaaaattaatattggTGAAAGATTAAATATAGATATAAATCGTATT aaagaaaatttaacaaCAGATAATCAAGAAGTTATAAAAGATCAGGATAAGATTAAAGAAttagaagaaataaaaaagattaaaggtgatgaattaaaaaaagtaatagaaaattttaaagaaggtaaaattgttaacaaaaataatgatgatgaaaataaaacaattgatAGTGATAAACCAACAGGTCTTTCAAAGGATATTTTAtctcaatttaaaaataaatttgaacaTATAGAAGAAACATTAGCTGCTAATGTTGAAGAAAAATTGAAAGGttttgaaaaagaattaGAAGGTCTACAAAACCTTGGACTTAAAGATTTAAAAGGAAATTTTGAAGGTTCTGGTAATACTAATACAACTGGAACAAATTATGTTAAAGAAGAAATTAAAGGTAAATCATGTGATGAGTTAGCAAAAATTATGGGAGCATTTGCAAATCCTAAAATTGATGATGAAGGACCAAGAAATTGTGCTATATGTAATAAACTTGTTTATTCAGCTGAAAAATTACTTgctaacaaaaatatttatcattatgcTTGTTTTAAATGTTCTAAATGTTCCAAAAAATTAAC tCCTGTTACTTTTTATTCTCATGAGGGAAATTTACTTTGTAAACAACATATGGATTTAATACTTCATCCTGATAGAGCTGCTGCACTTGAGGCTCTTAGTGTAGAAGATATTGAAGAAACAAGTCAAGgagatgatgatgatgatgaattTGTTATATCATCAAAACCTAAACAATTATCTGGTGACGTAGTTAGAG ctGGCACAAATATTGGTGAGGAATTATTGCAAATAAAAAGTTTGCGAGAAAAGAAAGAACATTTACAATCATCGATTAAAGAGTCTGAAAAAATTGACAAAAAGACAACTATTGAGGAAGATATTAAATCAGGACTTGTCAAAGGAAATGTTGATCTTTTTATCCATTCAACTGATGATGTAGATtcaaatgttaataaaactGTCGTTGATTTAGATACAGCACAAATAGCTGAAGTAAAAAATCGATGGAAGACAGGAGAtgttgaaaaagaaaaagaaattgataGTGAAACAAAAGCTGAATTAGAAGAATTACGTAAAGGTAGtagtaatattaaagaaagaTTTTGTGAAAAAACTGGAAATGAGgaagataatttaaatattgttaaaagttACAATATAAGTGATTTAGATGTCACAA atgtTGCAGCGGCAAGGAAAAGCTTTTTGGAGGGTGCTGCATATCAAAGTGGACCTATTGAAAAGACTGCTACTGAATTATCAGATTTAGAATTCAAAa aactTGATTCATTCAAAGATAGATTTGAAAAGTGTGAAGATACTGACAATATTGAGAAAACTAAAGTTGATCTTGATATACAATTGGGAGATATTAAAGCTGCTTTTGAAaag gGTGAAGATACAATGACACCAGAAGAAAGAGCAGagttaaagaaaaaagaaattgaggctgaatttttaagatataaattGGCACGTAAACTTCAAGCACAAAAAGCTAAAGAAGAAGCTGCAAAAGAAGGAGAACATCAAGAAataaatgatgaaaaaaaaattgaggTTAATGCAAATCTTGTTGGAAGAGCAAGAGATAAGTTTAAACAAATTGAGGCAGAAAATCCAGATCAGCATTTACCAATGCCAGGACAATTACCAATTAAAACACCAAGTAAATGggataaaaaagatataccGGTTGGtgaaattgttaataaatctTCAACACAAGATGACAATGATGATGAGGAAGAAGAATatgatgttaaaaatattatgaataaatttaaaaatattggtaAAGAAGAGAGTGTTGCTAGAACTCCAAAAATACTTGAAGATCTTGAAggattagaaataaaaagaaaaaatatacgTGATAAATTTGAGGCAATAACTAGTGATACAGATATTTgtgaagaaaaaagaaaagcaTTAGAAGAAGAATTTACAAGATTAAAGGAAGAACGTGATAAAGcattaaaagaattagaaGAAGAATCATTGTTAAATGAAAAACACTCATCATATACAAAAGATGAtgtaaatattgttattgaTCATGCTCATAAAATGACTGCTAAATGGGAAAAAATTCAACAAAAAGAAGCTAAGAAAGCACAAAAAGGTCAAATGCCTGGGAAAACAAATGcgtaa
- a CDS encoding Sterile alpha motif domain and Ankyrin repeat and Sterile alpha motif/pointed domain and Ankyrin repeat-containing domain and Sterile alpha motif, type 1 domain-containing protein, protein MPTIPRIVRFSSQKPIEHELPENSNDVISNPVINTILSIPLPKRLSDSDYNIEIHTASSTEKEATEMLLKNKANPNATNGTKWTPLMYAAYLGHTSICELLIKKGAGLNNQNQKGQTALMLAATCGHDQTVKLLIKENAEVNKQDCNGQSALHYAVSSSQSSTIEYLLSWGGNPNMVDLYGMTPTLEACSIGHEKILSILMKNKGNPLIVNKKGENGITLIGDSPSLLSILKQHGITVNDKKKGVTNIIVNQKNIENETTKQSQKLTITISEMLKAIKLEKYLPNFERNKIDMTNFFKLTDDEIDEMGIKAFGPKKKLLNIIQKYQQTGIFDIIQDTTDNVGNQILTNEELVSLNAQMTSKLHECQRKLQMNEEEIKEQKKIIQDQQMIITRLSASNEKFIEKLKTLNYDVSLNFLGLTDINQKTKLQERILDCLKGYYVDNSQI, encoded by the exons AGAGAATAGCAATGATGTTATTTCAAATCCTGttattaatacaatattaaGTATTCCATTACCAAAACGTTTATCTGACTCAgattataatattgaaattcATACAGCATCTTCAACAGAAAAAGAAGCTACtgaaatgttattaaaaaataaagcaaATCCAAATGCTACTAATGGTACAAAATGGACTCCATTAATGTATGCAGCATATTTAGGACATACATCAATATgtgaattattaataaaaaaaggtgccggtttaaataatcaaaatcaAAAAGGACAAACAGCTTTGATGCTAGCAGCTACATGTGGACATGATCAAacagtaaaattattaataaaagaaaacgCTGAAGTAAATAAGCAAGATTGTAATGGACAATCAGCATTACATTATGCTGTATCTAGTTCACAATCAAGTACAATTGAATATTTACTATCATGGGGAGGAAATCCAAATATGGTTGATTTATATGGAATGACACCAACATTAGAAGCATGTTCAATTGGACATGAAAAAATCTTAtcaatattaatgaaaaataaaggTAACCCATTGATTGTTAATAAGAAAGGAGAAAATGGTATAACATTAATAGGTGACTCACcatcattattatcaatattaaaacaacATGGTATAACTGtaaatgataagaaaaaaggagttacaaatattattgttaatcaaaaaaatatagagaATGAAACAACAAAACAATCACAAAAGTTAACAATAACTATTTCTGAAATGTTAAAAGctataaaattagaaaaatatttacccAATTTTGAGAGAAACAAAATTGATatgacaaatttttttaaattaactgATGATGAAATTGATGAAATGGGTATAAAAGCTTTTggaccaaaaaaaaaattattaaatattattcaaaaatatcaacaaacaggaatttttgatattatccAAGATACAACAGATAATGTTGGTAATCAAATTCTAACAAATGAAGAATTGGTTTCATTAAATGCTCAG atGACAAGTAAGTTACATGAATGTCAAAGGAAACTACAAATGAATGAGGAAGAAAtaaaagaacaaaaaaaaattattcaagaTCAACAGATGATAATAACTCGACTATCAGCTTCAAATGAAAAGTTCATAGAAAAACTTAAAACACTCAATTATGatgtttcattaaattttcttgGTTTAACTgatattaatcaaaaaacaAAACTTCAAGAAAGAATTCTTGATTGTCTTAAAGGATATTATGTCGATAACAGTcaaatttag